actgcaagtaACACAagctactttattattattattatattttgcagttaaatttttttttctttttctggagcATCACTGAGcgtttaaagaaaaactcacttcatttcgaCTCAttcctgaaaacaaaatattttacttgtctagaaaatgcttcgcTAACTCTTTAGctcaggtcacaattcacagtattatcaACCCATTAAGTAACAGTACTAGCTTAGTGAACTACTaaatagctgtttattaatagtttgtaagGTCTTAGtagggtttaggtttgggtattggcTAGGACTAgtgatgcagaataagatcatactttataagtgctaataaacagtgaATATTTTAACAATAGGCATGTAGTAAACCAGTAGtgaatagcatgaattgtgaactACAGTATTTCTTGATAGTCAAtggttcttgatttaagaatttgcagatatttagactagaattgAGAACAAAACTCAAAGAAAAGCTTTTTTCCCCTACAGTGTAAGACTGAACAGCAGTGTCTGAacacagactcctcctcctcttcacctGATCTGGGATATAAAGGACACTTGTTTTCTCACAGATCCACTCCATTTGCTCTGAAGCTTGGGTTAAATTGCAGGTGCTCAAATTTCCCCATTTACAGCTCTGGAATTTCTCAGCAAGCCATGTCTTTCGGATTGGAGCTCGTGGGGATCATTCTATGTGTTTTAGGCTGGCTTTTGGCTATCGTTGCCTGTGCTATCCCAATGTGGAGGGTCACCGCCTTCATCGGCTCCAACATAGTGACTGCGCAGATCATCTGGGACGGTTTATGGATGTCCTGCGTGGTTCAGAGCACCGGGCAGATGCAGTGTAAAGTCTACGACTCCATGTTGGCTCTGTCCCAGGACCTCCAGGCGGCTCGAGCGCTGACCGTCATATCCATCCTTCTGACCGTCCTGGCCGTATTAGTGTCCATCGGAGGCGCCAAATGCACAAATTGCATCGAGGAAGAGTCATCCAAAGCAAAAGTCATGATCTTCGGAGGGGTGCTCTTCATTTTGGCTGGTCTCATGCAGCTGATTCCTGTGTCCTGGTCGGCTAATAGTATCATCAGGGACTTTTATAACCCTTTGCTGCCTGATGCTCAGAGGCGAGAGATGGGCGCTGGGTTATACATTGGATGGGCCGCGGCGGCACTTTTAATAATGGGGGGATCATTGCTTTGTTGCTCCTGCCCTCCTCAGGAGAAGAAATACAACCCGTCTAGAATGCCATATCCCGCATCTCGCTCTACAGGTGGGGTAGGGTACGACCGAAGAGACTACGTGTGAAATAATCGATGAAAAACTCTGAATACAGTGCTGCAGTTCTCAACTTATGGGCGTCATTTTTTGTGGGAGATATGAAAATATGCCATGCATTCAACATGTGTGTGATGGTCTAAGAGTTTTGATGTTTCCTCATGTGAGTACAGTCTTAAAAGTGACGTTGTTGAGTAAAAATTGGTACtaaattgaaatgaaatgcatgttttggtaacacttaagAATACGGCTGTAGTTAATGTTAACaatgtctgttaatgaacagtttcccgACTCACAAGTGTTtcttgtttatttacggttgtgaattgcattatgggatgttgatctctgctctgttgacttttttgATGTTGAGAATTCAACTCTAGTTTAacgaagtgacttttattgacatttattacaaggtttttgcataatatacaacaccaaaccagacaatagatcactttaaactattaaaaatgttaataaatgtctcaattttaaacttttcaaggttaaaagttgttggaaaaagagattaaagtcccataatgcaaatcaaaagcattaataaatggggaaaaataaaaatatgaatcacaaaatatggaaaaccgctaatttacagatattttttacagtttagttgatgtatttactaacatgaaaagaACCACGTGTTTATTAAGTATTTATTGTTGATGttattgataaataaatgtctttttaGCTCATGCTAACTCACAGTTTATGTTAGCAAGAACGAAATTGGATTTTAATGATCATTCTTGAGTAAAAAGTAATATGTTACcattaaaaaaagatgtttaaattgcaaaaataacatcCTATCACACTTTTTATCTTGAAAAGTAACTAAAATAAGGAGAAAATATGCCGTGTACTTTCCATCGTCTTGTTTAATTATCTTGTTTGATGTTTCCTCATGTGAGTTCAGTCCTAAATTGGATGTTATTAAGTATAAACTGGGACTGAATCgaaataaaataagtgttttggtaacactttagtatatggctgcattaatgttaacaatgtCCATATTTTGTGACTCACAAGTGTTtcttgtttatttacggttgtgaattgcattatgagatgttgatctctgctctgttgactttttttGATGTTGAGAATTCAACtctagtttaacaaagtgacttttattgacatttattacaaggtttttgtagcatattatacaacaccaaaccagacaataGATCACTCTCTCATAGATCACCAAACCAGACAATAGATCACTCTCTCATAGATCACCAAACCAGACAATAGATCActctaaactattaaaaatgttaataaaagtcccttttttaaacttttcaaggttaaaagttgttggaaaaagagattaaagtcccataatgcaaatcaaaagcattaataaatggggaaaaataaaaatatgaatcacaaaatatggaaaaccgctaatttacagatattttttacagtttagttgatgtatttactaacatgaaatgAACCACGTGTTTATTAAGTATTTATTGTTGACGttattgataaataaatgtctttttaGCTCTTGCTAACTCACGGTGTATGTTAGCAATTATGATTGTGGATTTtaataatcagtgttgggtacAAAGTAATATGTTACCATTAAAAACGatgtttaaattgcaaaaataacatcCTATCACACTTCTCATCTTGAAAAGTAACTAAAATAAGCAGAAAATATGCCGTGTATTCTCCATCGTCTTGTTTATTAAGCAGTTTCATGTTCCTGATGTAAGTTCAGTCCTAAATGTGACCTTATTGACAATAAACTAGTATTGAATTTAACTGAAATGCATGTtttgatcacactttacaataatgttgcattagttaatgcagtgtttcccaaccctgttcctggaggcacaccaacaatacatattttggatgtctcccttttctgacctattaacttcaggtgttggagtctcttctgatgagttgattcaggtgtgtttgattagggagaggttgaaaatgtgtactgttggtgtgccttcaggaacagggttgggaaatactgagttaatgtatttactaacatcaacaaacaaggaacagtacatttattacagtatttattcatctttgttgacgttaatgaaaaataaagttattattagttCTTGCTAACTCACAGTTTATGTTAGCAAGAACGAATTTGGATTTTAAGCCTAAagttaatctttttaaaaataaaaaaaatgcacaaacaaCGAATCAGACACGTTCACATTATCCTAAAAAGTAACcaacatattttaaaagtaacattaGATTGTTATGCTACTGTTTTCCCAACACTGTTATTAATAGTAAATGTtgagctatgattaataaatgatgtacaaaactgattaacagaaaaatgaaaccttattgtgaagtgtgaccCATTTTTAGTTAtatatgttgtttatttgttgtagttttattttaatttacatctAGACATTTTACATCTATTTGTTCTCATTCCTTTTATCTATCTTTCGTTCTTTTTTAAGGATTAGTTGCACTAAGATTTTATATCTGATTCACATTTTATTATGGCAAAGACAAGTTGATTGTGTGTTCACTGTGGTAATTTAAACTTGTCATTAcccttttttaaacataaatattaggCACAGGAGCTTttttatgtaatgtatttttttaatttaaattactatatttatacagtattttgctgtagaaattacattttgattaccACATTGTTTGCTAATTAAAGAAAAACAGCCTGTGTTCATCAAAACCCTCCGACTTTGTATTTGTATTCTTTGtattgtatcattttaaatgactGACTAAAAAGCAACACTATAAAGTGAGCTTCTGTGGCCCGGATTTGTGAGAGACGGTTTAGAAATTGGTGGGAGACTTAACGATTAATTGTAAaatgtcaacacaggctcattctgagaatgtacccctatatacatttctggagagcgtcaaatacatcccaggagctacgttttttagcagtttttgttttcgcgaatccaccagaggctgttgtgtatgctttttaagatcttaaatttctctcacaagtgccattcgcgcctgctgttctcacataaatccaccagaggccgctgtcaactgactgactgactgactgaccaatccccCCAccgacccacttccctaaacccaaccgacagtgttttaaaaagcaatccagaaaaagaaaaacattctcaccctgttattaacttgtttattttatttattggcttttgttttacctgctttctagaactcCTCTCcgcatctcaaatcctccgacaTAGCCattggacaaactagtaacagcagaaaagccgtccatatggaggcaaGTGGTCAGCCAACacagtctcacggcaattcgtaactttttgatgtagtggctaattcgtacgaattcgtacgatctaattcatacaatttagtacgatttgctcatcccccaatgacggttgggtttaggggtggggttaggtgccacgcctcctttataaaatcgtacaatttcgtacgactgaactcgtacaaattcgtacgaattagccactaaactgacaaagcgtaaaatacttacgttttctcgtgagatcaggctgggtcaGCTGGTAGAGCAAAatggaacggcatcataccgccccacagCGTTTAACaatgaaatgcaaccatacgtatctctggctacatagttcacgacctccagaaacgtatatatggctacgttttcacaatgagcctatgttgtaaaaTGTTGAGGatctgaaaaataaattaaaaagttgattcagcttaaaatttgcTCGCTGCAACTTCCTGCAgagctttttttgagttgactcaacttaaatcgaaTCAAAGGCAGTACTGTTCAGCTAGTctccttacaattttaagttacgtttttttacagtgtattgtgcATTGTATTTATACACTAAAATGTTTATgacaaagtcaagacaacaaatactTTTATGATGCTTTAAGTTGTTTTGATAAGTTATTTAGGTTTCAACAACTTCTTTAAAGTTCAACAAAGTTTAACGTAAtatgtttagtcagtttgattgatgtgagTTGAGACGACTAAAAAAGTTCAATTGATTCAACTCAAAAATTTAAGGCAGTTTTAGAATTAAGGCAATTAAAggaataacattgaccttaaaatggttttaaataattaaaaactgcttttattctagccaaaataaaacaaataacactttctccagaagaaaaatgttataggaaatgaccctgaatctgttaaacctcatttaggaaatatttgaaacagaaaaataaaaataaaataaaaaaaatcacaggagggcgaataatttagactttaactAAGAACTAATATAAACCAATCCTTCAACTCATGATGAATTGTAACTATATAATGTATGCTCTCCTGATAATAGCTTCATTATAGCTCCTTCATAAGAACATTATCATGATTAGCATGTCCACAACCTGAAACTGAAGACGTGGGTCAATGTTACTTCCCGTTTGTAACGAAGCCAAAAATACACCTTGAAATCATCAACAGATCACGTAACAAGAGCAGGTGGCAAATGGTGGCAGGTACGGGACAGGATACCATGTTAAACACTAGTCAGAGGTTACGTTTTTAGCTATAGCATTAGCTTCATTAtggaaaaacacaacaaaatcatATTCAACAAATATAAAAGTACACTTTATTTTAGGTCAAAATTCACGTTATTAGCTAATCATTAACTAGGAATTTTAGCTCaatgatttattaattagttGCTTATTAAAAATAaggtattagttgggttt
This genomic interval from Danio aesculapii chromosome 15, fDanAes4.1, whole genome shotgun sequence contains the following:
- the LOC130241672 gene encoding claudin-3-like is translated as MSFGLELVGIILCVLGWLLAIVACAIPMWRVTAFIGSNIVTAQIIWDGLWMSCVVQSTGQMQCKVYDSMLALSQDLQAARALTVISILLTVLAVLVSIGGAKCTNCIEEESSKAKVMIFGGVLFILAGLMQLIPVSWSANSIIRDFYNPLLPDAQRREMGAGLYIGWAAAALLIMGGSLLCCSCPPQEKKYNPSRMPYPASRSTGGVGYDRRDYV